The sequence CGATACCATAGATCGAAATTATGATTATCAGGGCCAAGGCCGTATATAAAAATACCCAGAGCAGGGTATGGGCGTTCATTACTTCTCAGACTCCTCAGAGATATCTTTTATGTGCCTTTGCTCGGGGATTGAAAGTAAGATGAACAAGATTACGAAACCTGCAGCGATGTTAAAGAACTCCCCTATGTTGTAGAAGATTAGAGAGCCTCCAAGGAAGAAGCCTTCTTGACCAGCAGGGTAGCCTGGAAAACCGGACCAGGGTTTGGGCTGGTTCTGCATCAAAAACCCTCCTAAGATCAACGGGATGAAGACAGTTAGCGTAATTATGATGAGGCCTAGTGCTTGAAAGGTTATGAGCTTCTCCCTTCTAAAACCGAGCTTTGTTAGCATCCATGCCGAAAAGGCCGCTATTATAAGGGTTGGTGCGATAGAGGATGATGCACCACCTTGGAAACCACCTCCCGGTGTCAATTGGCCATGTATAGCTAGACTCGCAGATGCTGTGAGTATCAGAACGAACATGATCTTTACACAGACCCTTACTATCGATGAAAGACCTTCTCCCCTCGGTGGCTCAGCACCTACCCAACCCTTTAGCCTAAAGATCGCCATCGAGCCTATCACCGCTAAAAAGAATACGGATGTTTCGAAGAGTGTATCTAAACCTCTGTAATCCCAGACTATGGCGGTTACGGCTTCGGGAGTTGCAGCCCATAACTCCTTTTCATAGATATTTAGGGAGTTGATGAGGTAGAACTTTCCCAACTCCCTAACCTCCGATGTCGGTAAGTAGCCCACTACACCTGCGAAGATTGCAAAGATTATAGCGAAGAGTATAAGAGCTAGGGCAACACCGATGATATTCTCTTTAGTTCTTTGGGCCTTCTTCATGCTTCTTCAAACCTCTCAGTCTTACTCAAACCGTAAAGAAGAAGTACTGTAGAGATGCCCACACCCACAGCTATATAAGCTAGAGCGATATCAGGGGCCATCAATAAGTAGTATGATAGGGCAAAGGTTATGGAGAAGGCTGCTGAATAGACCACGGACTTTAAAAGATCTCTATCCATGATGGCAAGTAACGAGAATATTACAGCTAACACAAATAGGAATAGTAAAAAGATTTCATGTATAGGTAGCATTCTTACACCCCTCTCACTCTTAACCTATCCTCTTCAAGATGGTCACAGAATTTAGGCTGCACGGGAACGGTCTTGGATCTATGAGCAGCCCTAGCCAAAGCATGAGAGCTAGTAGCGGTTGCAAGAAAGGTCAGACCGGCGATTAGAAAGACGAATATACCTGCAAAGAACCCCCAATCTCCGAAGATATTCGCGCTCATGATGATCAAACCGGCTCCGAAGATTGGGTATGCACCGCCTCCTACACAACCTACAGTCGAAGCATGCAACCTAACGAAGAAGTTGGGGAATCGTAAAAGCCCCAACGCTCCAATGAAGTCTAAGATAGCGCCCAGGATAACTAAGAGTACACCGAGGTAGAATATTACGAGTCTGATAAATTCGAGTAATTCAGCCACTGAGCTCCCTCCTTTCAAGATACTTAGCCATAAAGATGTCAAGAATGAACGTCCATAAAAGAAGCATAAATGCACATGGAATAAGGACAAGAGATCTAAAGTATACTGCAAGGAGGACCATTAAGAATATCAAGTTAATAGAGAGACAACTTACACCAAGTACCATATCTGGGATAGTAGGCCCTTTGATGATCCTAATAGTGTATAATGAGAAAGATGCGATGAATATTGGTATAACGGAAGGCACTAGCATATCGATGATCGTCTCAAACAACGCAAAACCTCTCCTACTTATCATCCAGATCTTTTTTGATAGAATTATTAAATTTTTTGTGTAACTAGTAATTATTCTAATTATTTTAAGTAATTAAAAAAAGTTTTAGTATTACCATGGTTCAGTATCACTTATCAGAATAATGGTTCACAATATATGCCCAGCTTCCTAAATGCATCTATTAACTCGAATTTCTTCTTCTTGAAAAAATCATCACTCATAGCATACTCCAACCCATACTTTTTATAGACCCAGTCCGCATAATGGTAATTCATTTTGTCGATCATCACATAATCCACCATCCCATCGATCTCTTCGACAAGTTCCTCGGCCTTTGGTAATAGAGGGGCGATCATCACACAGGTTTTGATACCAAGAGAATGTAGTCTATTTAAAGTATCTATTCTTTCTTTGATCGATGGTGCCTTCGGTTCGAAGATCTCTTTAATCCTCTCATCACCAGTCGTTATCGTGAGAACTACTTCAATATCTTTATAATTCTTCAAGAGATCGATATCACGTAGTACTAGTGTCGATTTTGTCTGTATTATAATGGGCCGCCGTTTCTTTATTAAAATTTCAAGACAACTTCTTGTGATCTTATACTTCTCCTCTAGAGGTTGATATGGGTCACACATACCACTCACCCAGACCTTCCCAACCTTTTTCTTATTCACTTCACGTTGAAGTAGGGTTGCGGCATTGATCTTAACATCGACAAAATCGCCCCACCTTTCTTTGTGATCGGTAAATCTTTTCATGCACCGCGCATAACAGTAAACACAGCCATATTCACAACCGATGTAAGGATTCACAGTGTAATCGAAGGCTTTAGATTCCGATAAGATACTCTTTACATAGACTTCCTTAACGATCAAGGCATCAATCCTAATAAATTGAATACTAAATTTTTATATTTTTACATTCTTCCACATAAAAACTGTTCATTCTTTGATAAATGGAAGTGAATTTTAATTGTAAAAAGTTTATTTACTCCATTTTTAGAAACCTAATCCTAATGACAATGACGAAGGCATCATATAACGTGGTAGAAAAGATTTTCATACTCTTTACAATTCTCCTCCTCCTCTGGATATTTCTAACCTTAAGCATTAGATTCGATACGATTCTGATCGGTTGTATTGCTTCACTCATCATATCGATCCTTACCTATAGATTAGTGATAGAGGGCGAAGTAAGGAGTTTGATAGATCCTATCAAATGGATAAATATTCTAAGATACCTTCTTTATTACTTATTCGATGCAGAAGTTAAAGCACATTGGAGCGTTATCAAGTTTGTATTGAAGGGAAAGGGGGCTTTAAAGCCGGGTATCGTTGAAGCACCCTACCACTTGAAATCTGACCTTGGTATTACCTTGGTGGCCAATTCTGTAACAAATACACCCGGGACAGTAACTATAGAGGTGGATGAAAAGAGAAAGAGGTACTTTATACATTGGATATATGTCGAGAGTTTCAAACTCGAAGATTGTTATAGAATGTTAATTTCAGATTTTGAAAGAGGAATTATGAGGTTTTGTAAATGAACACCTTTATATTAATGATAACATATGCACTCACCATCCCAATAATACTAGCGACAGTTAGACTCTTCTTAGGACCTACGGGGCCGGATCGGGTCGTGGCAGCGGATGTCATCAGCTATTCTATGATAATGGTTATGATTTATTTTGCGTTGATAACTCGTGAATACTCATTACTCGATGTAACGATACTACTCGCAATACTGGTATTCGTAGGCTCGTTGACGGTTGCTAAGTATCTTGAAGGTAGGGGGCTCGGTAGCTGATGGTAATACTTGAGATCGTATCCTATGTAGTAATGATCGCCGGATTATTCTGCTCCACGATCGGTAGTATCGGGTTGTTAAGGTTTCCAGATATTTATACAAGAATTCACGCAGCCAATGTAACGATCATAGGAGGTTCATTACTTTTAAGTAGTGGTGCAGCACTCTTCATGTTGACGAGCAACATTCTATTCTCTATAAAGGCTATAGTGGTAGCTGCCATAATCTTCGTAACATCGCCCGTATCATCCCATGCGATAATAAGGGCAGCGTATAAGAGCGGGGTACCTTTATGGAATGGTTCGGTTGGTGATAAGCTAAAAGAGGCGGGTGGGCTTGATCATAGTTAGCTACGATCTGCTCCTTTACATATTCATCACAATTTTGATCGCATTAGCTATCGTAGTTGTAGAGTTGAGAGATCTGCTCTATTCGGTTATTGTATTAGGAGTAGAAGGGGTTGTATTAGCAGCATTATTCTACCTACTTCAAGCACCAGATATAGCGATTACACAGATCGCCGTAGGGAGTGGTGCACTTACATTTCTGTTCATACTGGCATTGAGAAGGACTGAGAGGTGGGAGGATTGAGGGATAGATTCATAAGGGCATTTAGTTTAATGATCATCCTAACTCTTCTTATCTTAATATCTTTCGCACTACAAGACCTCCCACCTTATGGCAATCATCCATATCCACTTGGCGAGTACTTCTTGAGGAATACGTTGAATGATACTGGAGCCATGGCCGTTGTGAATGCGATCTTGTGGGATTATAGAGGCTATGACACGCTCGGCGAAACTACCGTGCTATTTACTGCAATTGTGGTCGTTCTCACATTACTCAGAATGAGGAGGTAGTGAGAAGATGGAGGGGATGACGATAATCGTCAAGACCATGACTAGAATATTGGTACCGATCTTTCTCTTACTTGCAACTTACATTACTATTTATGGGCATATAACAGCGGGCGGAGGGTTTCCAGCAGGTGTAGTGATCACATCGACCATAATCCTCCTTTTACTTGCGTATGGATTGCCTTCACAGGAGAGGAGGTTGGTATTCAGGGTTGGAAGGTCTTTATGGGCCTTTTCAGCCTTGATGATCTCCATTATACCGACGATCGGGTTCATCTTCAGCTCCTATTTCTTCAAGAATGTAGGTGTATATCCAAAGGGATTTCCTACACTCATATTTAGTGGTGGCTCTCTCGGATTGTTCAATATCTGGGAGGCATTACACGTAGCTGCCGCATTCATCGTAGCACTCTACTTACTCACGAGGGAGTGATTATGGATTGAATATTATATACATAGGGGCGCTGATCCTCCTACTCATCGGATTTTACGCTATAATCTTTAAGGATAACCTCTTGAAGAAGATATTCGGATACGCATTACTGGGAGATGGTGTAAATCTATTACTCATAGCTTTGGGTTACAAATATGGTGGCATCCCGCCAAGTATTACCGAAGAATACATCGGTAAGATAGAGGTTTTTGCGTCGAAGGCCGTAGATCCTTTACCACCAGCACTCGTAATTACAGCTATAGTGATAGGGTTGAGTGTAATTGCAGCACTGTTGGCTTTAGCTATTAATGTGTATAGAGTCTATGGAACCTTGAACGTAAAGAAGGTGAGGAGGCTTCGTGGCTAACATTATGTAAGATGATGAGTATGATGATGGGGATGATGAATTAAATTTGGTTTGATGTGAGTGATTTATGATTCAAATCGATGCTTTACCTATATTCGCAATCATTCCATCGATGATGGCTGGGTTTTTGCTCATACTGTTGGGAGAACGTGTATCAAGAAGTGTTCACGTTACATTAACATCCATAGTTACATTTATTGCAATGATCTCCTCCTTGATTCTCTATACCCACACAAAGGATGGTAAGGTAATCATCCATAAAATGGGAGGTTGGTCACCACCAATAGGCATAGTGATCGCTGTGGATGCCTTAAACTCATTATTCTCTTTAGTAGTCTCACTGATCGTTTTATTTTCAACCATTTATAGCTACAGGTATATGGAGCATGATGATGGGCACAGCTACTTTTACGCCCTGATCTGCCTTATGCTATGTGGTATGAATGGTATCATCTTGACTGGAGATCTCTTCAATCTATTCGTATTCTTTGAGATCAGTGCGATAGCATCCTATGGACTTGTTGCCTTTAGGAAGGATGAATGGGAGCCTGTGGAAGCGGGTTTCAAGTATGCGATGATCAGCGCGATAGGTACGGTATTCCTTTTACTCGGTGTTGCGCTCATCTATGGCCTTTTCGGCGTGCTCACGATGGCGAGTATTGCTGAAAGGGTATCGACTGGCACATTCTTGGAAGGTGCAAGAACTAATGGTAACTATGTGATACCTATCGCTGCTGCATTCCTCATATGGAGCTTCGGTATAAAGGCGGCGATGGCACCTATGCATACGTGGCTCCCCGATGCGCATCCGGCCGCGCCATCACCAATAAGCGCAATACTATCGGGCGTATTTGTGAAGGTAGGTGTATATGCGATGATCAGATTGCTTTATACCATATATGGATTATCGATCTCTAACGATCTGATGCCATACTTGGCTGGTTTTGGAGCATTTAGTATGATTGTAGGAGCATACATAGCCCTCGTGCAGGATGATGTTAAAAGGATGCTCGCCTTCTCAACGGTACTGAATATCGGTTTCATACTCTTTGGTATCGGTATAGGCTCTAAACTCTCACTTACCGGTTCTTTGCTCCATGTGGTTAATCATGCGATAACGAAGGCACTTCTATTCTTAGCCGCTGGCTCCGTCATCTACCGCACTGAAATAAGGTCGATGAGTAGGCTCGGAGGTTTGATAAAGAAGATGCCGATCACGGCGATAGTATTTCTCATCGCATCACTGAGCATAGTAGGGGTCCCTTCCACCAATGGCTTCATCAGCAAATTCATCATACTAAAGGCGGGTATAGAAACTGGTGAGCTCAGCTATACCATCTATGTAGTAGTGGGTGTGGTAACGAGTATTGTAGCTGCAGCGTATATGCTAAGAGCGTTTAGACAGATCTTCTTGGGAGAAGCGAAGAGTGATATAACTCATGTAAGAGAAGCACCCATTTCCATGCTCATACCTATGGTCATCCTCACCATACTTATCGTAATCCTAGGGATATTTCCACAGATCGGTATCGATCTGGTCAAGCCCGCCGTCGAGAGTGCTTTTGGGCGTGAACGATATATAGAACAGGTGTTGGTGAAGTGATAGCGATCTTAGAATATTCACCGTGGCTCTGTTGGATAATCCCGTACATAGGAGCGGTCCTTTCACTTCTATTTCACAAGTTCCACCATAAGCTTAGAGATGTTTGTGCTTTAGCATCTTCATTCTTTGCCGCGATATTTTCGACACTCATCATATTCGCCTATCCGAATGTGCTGAAGGGAGGGGCTTACCACAGTACGCCCATTCTCTCTGTGAAATGGATCGATGCACCCGGTGTTACCTTAAAGGCCGGTCTACTCGTAGATCCTCTAAGTGTATTTATGGCGAACGTAGTTGCATGGATATCATTCCTCATAATGGTGTACAGCCTTGGCTACATGGAAGGGGATAGAGGGATCGCTAGGTACTGGTTCTTCATGAACCTCTTTATCGGAAATATGCTTCTACTCGTCCTCTCAGATAATTTCATTCAGATCATGTTCGGATGGGAGGGTGTGGGTCTATGCTCTTACGCACTCATAGGCCATTGGTATGAAGATGATGAGAAGGAAAGGCGTACAAAGTGGGTTGGGGAGGGAGTAGAAGAGTATGCACCATCACATTGTGGTATGAAGGCATTCATCACTACACGTCTAGGCGATGTGGGGCTTCTACTAGCTGTATTTATCATATTTTCACAATCGGGTACATTCAATCTCATTGAATTAGGGAAGGATCTAGGTTGGGCTTCAAAGCTCTCAAACTTAGGGTTGTTAATCCCGACCGCTCTGCTCTTTCTACTCGGCCCGATAGGCAAGTCTGCCCAGTTCCCACTCATGGAATGGTTACCGGATGCGATGGCCGGCCCAGCACCAGTAAGTGCACTCATACATGCAGCTACGATGGTGAAGGCTGGTGTCTACTTGATCGCAAGGGTCTTCCCAATATTTTATCTACTTATGCAGAGCGGGTTTACAGAACTCAGACTCTTCTTTGCGAGTATCATGTGGATCGGTGCTATTACAGCATTCATCTCTGCCACACAAGCGAGTGTTAGTAGTGAGATAAAGAAGGTCTGGGCCTACTCGACGGTATCACAGATCGGTTACATGATGATTTCACTCGGTGTCGCTGGGTATCTGGTCGGAGATGCGGTAGTAGCAGCGTATGTAGCGGCGCTCTTTCACCTCCTCAGCCATGCACTATTCAAAGCGACACTATTCCTCACATCGGGCTCGGTGATACACAGTTGTGAATCGAGATTTATGAGGGATATGGGCGGTCTCTCAAAATTTATGCCGATCACATCCGTAGCGACGTTGATAGGTGTATTGGCATTGGCTGGTGTACCTCCCTTGGGCGGGTTCTGGAGTAAAGAGGGTATATTGAAAGCTATAGAGTATGGCATGTATAAACATGTGGAATTAGCATTTATATTCGTTATAGCATCGGTTACTGCGATCATCACGGTATTCTATAGCCTCAGAACGTACATTCTGACATTCATCCATGTAAAGAGTGTAAGGGAAGCGAAGCATCATAATAATGATCACGATCGTGATGACCATCATCATATGAACCATCATCCTCACCAAATTCATGAAGCCAAAGCTGTTATGTGGCTTCCCTACATACTACTTGCAGCATCGATCATAGTGGTAGGTTTTGGTGTACCATTCGGCTTGGAGGGTAATTTACACCACACCTTCGAAGATATGTTGAGCCACTATCTGATACATGTGAGTAAAGATGAGGGTAAGAAGGTTGTAACGGGCTATGGTTATCTACCGATAATAGCCTC comes from Nitrososphaerales archaeon and encodes:
- a CDS encoding DUF4040 domain-containing protein; this encodes MLPIHEIFLLFLFVLAVIFSLLAIMDRDLLKSVVYSAAFSITFALSYYLLMAPDIALAYIAVGVGISTVLLLYGLSKTERFEEA
- the mnhG gene encoding monovalent cation/H(+) antiporter subunit G, whose protein sequence is MAELLEFIRLVIFYLGVLLVILGAILDFIGALGLLRFPNFFVRLHASTVGCVGGGAYPIFGAGLIIMSANIFGDWGFFAGIFVFLIAGLTFLATATSSHALARAAHRSKTVPVQPKFCDHLEEDRLRVRGV
- a CDS encoding monovalent cation/H+ antiporter complex subunit F; the protein is MISRRGFALFETIIDMLVPSVIPIFIASFSLYTIRIIKGPTIPDMVLGVSCLSINLIFLMVLLAVYFRSLVLIPCAFMLLLWTFILDIFMAKYLERRELSG
- a CDS encoding radical SAM protein, with the translated sequence MIVKEVYVKSILSESKAFDYTVNPYIGCEYGCVYCYARCMKRFTDHKERWGDFVDVKINAATLLQREVNKKKVGKVWVSGMCDPYQPLEEKYKITRSCLEILIKKRRPIIIQTKSTLVLRDIDLLKNYKDIEVVLTITTGDERIKEIFEPKAPSIKERIDTLNRLHSLGIKTCVMIAPLLPKAEELVEEIDGMVDYVMIDKMNYHYADWVYKKYGLEYAMSDDFFKKKKFELIDAFRKLGIYCEPLF
- a CDS encoding Na+/H+ antiporter subunit E, whose amino-acid sequence is MVEKIFILFTILLLLWIFLTLSIRFDTILIGCIASLIISILTYRLVIEGEVRSLIDPIKWINILRYLLYYLFDAEVKAHWSVIKFVLKGKGALKPGIVEAPYHLKSDLGITLVANSVTNTPGTVTIEVDEKRKRYFIHWIYVESFKLEDCYRMLISDFERGIMRFCK
- a CDS encoding monovalent cation/H+ antiporter complex subunit F; translation: MNTFILMITYALTIPIILATVRLFLGPTGPDRVVAADVISYSMIMVMIYFALITREYSLLDVTILLAILVFVGSLTVAKYLEGRGLGS
- the mnhG gene encoding monovalent cation/H(+) antiporter subunit G, yielding MVILEIVSYVVMIAGLFCSTIGSIGLLRFPDIYTRIHAANVTIIGGSLLLSSGAALFMLTSNILFSIKAIVVAAIIFVTSPVSSHAIIRAAYKSGVPLWNGSVGDKLKEAGGLDHS
- a CDS encoding DUF4040 domain-containing protein, with the translated sequence MIIVSYDLLLYIFITILIALAIVVVELRDLLYSVIVLGVEGVVLAALFYLLQAPDIAITQIAVGSGALTFLFILALRRTERWED
- a CDS encoding sodium:proton antiporter, with translation MNIIYIGALILLLIGFYAIIFKDNLLKKIFGYALLGDGVNLLLIALGYKYGGIPPSITEEYIGKIEVFASKAVDPLPPALVITAIVIGLSVIAALLALAINVYRVYGTLNVKKVRRLRG
- a CDS encoding NADH-quinone oxidoreductase subunit M: MIQIDALPIFAIIPSMMAGFLLILLGERVSRSVHVTLTSIVTFIAMISSLILYTHTKDGKVIIHKMGGWSPPIGIVIAVDALNSLFSLVVSLIVLFSTIYSYRYMEHDDGHSYFYALICLMLCGMNGIILTGDLFNLFVFFEISAIASYGLVAFRKDEWEPVEAGFKYAMISAIGTVFLLLGVALIYGLFGVLTMASIAERVSTGTFLEGARTNGNYVIPIAAAFLIWSFGIKAAMAPMHTWLPDAHPAAPSPISAILSGVFVKVGVYAMIRLLYTIYGLSISNDLMPYLAGFGAFSMIVGAYIALVQDDVKRMLAFSTVLNIGFILFGIGIGSKLSLTGSLLHVVNHAITKALLFLAAGSVIYRTEIRSMSRLGGLIKKMPITAIVFLIASLSIVGVPSTNGFISKFIILKAGIETGELSYTIYVVVGVVTSIVAAAYMLRAFRQIFLGEAKSDITHVREAPISMLIPMVILTILIVILGIFPQIGIDLVKPAVESAFGRERYIEQVLVK
- a CDS encoding NADH-quinone oxidoreductase subunit L codes for the protein MIAILEYSPWLCWIIPYIGAVLSLLFHKFHHKLRDVCALASSFFAAIFSTLIIFAYPNVLKGGAYHSTPILSVKWIDAPGVTLKAGLLVDPLSVFMANVVAWISFLIMVYSLGYMEGDRGIARYWFFMNLFIGNMLLLVLSDNFIQIMFGWEGVGLCSYALIGHWYEDDEKERRTKWVGEGVEEYAPSHCGMKAFITTRLGDVGLLLAVFIIFSQSGTFNLIELGKDLGWASKLSNLGLLIPTALLFLLGPIGKSAQFPLMEWLPDAMAGPAPVSALIHAATMVKAGVYLIARVFPIFYLLMQSGFTELRLFFASIMWIGAITAFISATQASVSSEIKKVWAYSTVSQIGYMMISLGVAGYLVGDAVVAAYVAALFHLLSHALFKATLFLTSGSVIHSCESRFMRDMGGLSKFMPITSVATLIGVLALAGVPPLGGFWSKEGILKAIEYGMYKHVELAFIFVIASVTAIITVFYSLRTYILTFIHVKSVREAKHHNNDHDRDDHHHMNHHPHQIHEAKAVMWLPYILLAASIIVVGFGVPFGLEGNLHHTFEDMLSHYLIHVSKDEGKKVVTGYGYLPIIASIVSLFIGSTVSYLLYVKKDGRILESLKNVCVIKMIQRFFFNRWYMNRAWYVIADRLVVLSRIIHDRFESPIVDGFNYMIADRTVRISNRLRKIHTGVLNDYLIGAVLGMIMLITFLIIVLRF